The Edaphobacter sp. 12200R-103 genome contains a region encoding:
- the rpoB gene encoding DNA-directed RNA polymerase subunit beta, which translates to MSSEMRAIRSRLDFSKIPTAIEIPNLIEVQRRSYERFLQMDKLPQEREDNGLQSVFTSVFPITDFRNVSELEFVDYSIGNWECKCGYLKGLNHLRTACVNCGHMVITDPFHPGDVLCGFCGTYNKNTPDFCTKCGDPVGLQLKYDQAECEERGMTYSAPLKVTIRLKIYDKDPETGVKTLRDMKEQEVFFGDIPLMSANGTFIVNGTERVIVSQLHRSPGVFFETANNRTYFLGKIIPYRGSWVEFEYDQKNTLYVRIDRKRKFLGTIFLRALGLRTDEEILKTFYTVDTINVKDGKLTWKVAPEGTPTNLQGTRPAGAISVKGEEIVPASRKISGHALKSLRSHNVEEVEVETSELDGAMSAADVVDLTTGELLYEANQELTADKLHKIVQSGVTSFEIFFPERDDVGNIITNTLRRDSVRKPEEALIEIYRKLRPGDPPTLDTATALFEGMFFDPRKYDFSRVGRLKFNIKLYENAEATGLDRRTLTPEDFYGTIRYLLKLRKNIGVVDDIDHLGNRRVRAVGELMENQFRIGLVRMERAIKEKMSVYQEMSTAMPHDLINAKPVMAAIREFFGSSQLSQFMDQTNPLSEITHKRRLSALGPGGLSRERAGFEVRDVHPTHYGRICPIETPEGPNIGLISSLSCFARINEYGFIESPYRRVKEGRVLDYVQVTNAGESGLRQGDYLETSEALKLNEQLKKDKKRTMELAPFSFYLSAWEEDRHTIAQANVELDENQKIVQDIVDARRQGNFVLVNKAEVDYVDVSPKQLVSVAASLVPFLEHDDANRALMGANMQRQSVPLLVSEAPFVGTGMEGVTARDSGAVILAKRNGIVDSVDSERIIIRVEGEHHPTQLSREVGSDIYQLTKFKRSNQNTCINQKPVVRKGDRVLKGQVIADGPCTEQGELGLGRNVLVAFMPWRGYNFEDAILISEKLVKEDYYTSIHIEEFEIEARDTKLGPEEITRDIPNVSEHALRDLDESGIIRIGAKISHNDILVGKVTPKGETQLTPEEKLLRAIFGEKAGDVRDASLTCPPGIEGTVVDVRIFSRKGQEKDERAKQIEQEQIEKLERNLADEIRILTDERLKRLEAILGGKEVQADLHDERTNKKLLSKGEILNRDTIELISTRNLKRIRYADKDPRVNEQIDEIEEMTSRQIDVLRKITNEKISKMGKGDELAPGVIKMVKVYIAMKRKLSVGDKMAGRHGNKGVIARILPEEDMPYLPDGTPVEIVLNPLGVPSRMNVGQILETHLGWAAHELGRQVAEAAQKMESAAEVRELFKARFAGTAALNQLLKLDDEQTLRVAAGMKRGIWFGTAVFDGARENEIKALLASAGLPSSGKSELYDGMTGDVFEQPATVGYIYMLKLSHLVDDKIHARSIGPYSLITQQPLGGKAQFGGQRFGEMEVWALEAYGAAYILQELLTAKSDDVYGRTKIYEAIVKGEAAIEPGVPESFNVLIRELQSLCLDVELVKQADQKKQPVPTIAAAD; encoded by the coding sequence ATGTCCAGCGAAATGCGCGCGATCCGCAGTCGTCTTGATTTTTCCAAGATTCCAACCGCAATTGAGATTCCTAACCTTATCGAGGTGCAGCGCCGCAGCTACGAGCGCTTCCTGCAGATGGATAAGCTCCCCCAGGAGCGTGAGGACAATGGACTTCAATCGGTCTTTACCTCCGTCTTCCCGATCACCGACTTCCGCAATGTGAGCGAGCTTGAGTTTGTCGATTATTCGATCGGCAACTGGGAGTGCAAATGCGGCTACCTGAAGGGGCTGAACCACCTGCGCACAGCCTGCGTCAACTGCGGCCACATGGTGATCACCGATCCCTTTCACCCGGGCGATGTCCTCTGCGGTTTCTGCGGAACCTACAACAAGAACACTCCTGACTTCTGCACCAAGTGCGGCGACCCGGTGGGTCTGCAGCTGAAGTACGACCAGGCTGAGTGCGAAGAGCGCGGCATGACGTATTCGGCGCCGCTGAAGGTGACTATTCGCCTGAAGATCTATGACAAGGACCCGGAGACGGGTGTGAAGACCCTGCGCGACATGAAGGAGCAGGAGGTCTTCTTTGGCGATATTCCGCTGATGAGCGCCAATGGCACCTTCATCGTCAACGGCACCGAGCGTGTGATCGTCTCGCAGCTGCACCGTTCGCCTGGCGTCTTCTTTGAGACGGCGAATAATCGCACCTACTTCCTGGGCAAGATCATTCCGTACCGCGGCAGCTGGGTGGAGTTCGAGTACGACCAGAAGAACACGCTGTACGTTCGTATCGACCGCAAGCGTAAATTCCTGGGCACGATCTTCCTGCGCGCTCTCGGCCTGAGGACCGACGAGGAGATCCTGAAGACTTTCTATACCGTCGACACGATCAACGTGAAGGACGGCAAACTGACCTGGAAGGTGGCTCCGGAGGGAACTCCGACCAACCTGCAGGGAACCCGTCCGGCGGGCGCGATTTCGGTCAAGGGTGAGGAGATTGTCCCTGCGAGCCGCAAGATCTCCGGACATGCGCTGAAGTCGTTGCGTTCGCACAATGTGGAGGAGGTTGAGGTCGAGACCTCGGAGCTGGATGGCGCAATGTCGGCAGCTGACGTGGTTGACCTGACGACGGGCGAGCTGCTTTACGAGGCGAACCAGGAGCTGACGGCAGACAAGCTGCACAAGATCGTGCAGTCAGGCGTAACCAGCTTCGAGATCTTCTTCCCGGAGCGCGATGATGTGGGCAACATCATCACCAACACGCTGCGCCGCGACTCGGTCCGCAAGCCCGAAGAGGCTCTGATCGAGATCTACCGCAAGCTCCGTCCGGGCGATCCTCCGACCCTGGATACGGCGACGGCGCTGTTTGAGGGAATGTTCTTCGATCCTCGCAAGTATGACTTCTCGCGTGTGGGCCGTCTGAAGTTCAACATCAAGCTGTACGAGAATGCCGAGGCTACCGGCCTTGATCGCCGCACGCTGACCCCTGAGGACTTCTACGGCACGATCCGTTACCTGCTGAAGCTGCGCAAAAACATCGGCGTGGTGGATGACATCGATCACCTTGGCAACCGACGCGTCCGCGCGGTGGGCGAGCTGATGGAGAACCAGTTCCGTATCGGCCTGGTTCGCATGGAGCGCGCGATCAAGGAGAAGATGTCGGTCTACCAGGAGATGTCGACGGCGATGCCGCACGACCTCATCAACGCCAAGCCGGTGATGGCGGCGATCCGCGAGTTCTTCGGAAGCTCGCAGCTTTCGCAGTTCATGGACCAGACCAATCCTCTGTCGGAGATCACGCACAAGCGCCGCCTGTCGGCCCTTGGGCCCGGTGGTCTGTCGCGTGAGCGTGCGGGCTTCGAGGTTCGCGACGTACATCCGACCCACTACGGCCGTATCTGCCCGATTGAGACCCCGGAAGGTCCGAACATCGGTCTGATCTCGTCGCTGAGCTGCTTTGCGCGCATCAACGAGTACGGCTTTATCGAGTCACCATACCGCCGCGTAAAGGAAGGCCGCGTTCTGGACTATGTCCAGGTGACGAACGCGGGCGAGAGCGGGCTCCGTCAGGGCGACTACCTGGAGACGAGCGAGGCGCTGAAGCTCAACGAGCAGCTGAAGAAGGACAAGAAGCGGACGATGGAGCTTGCTCCGTTCAGCTTCTACCTGTCGGCGTGGGAGGAGGATCGTCACACGATCGCTCAGGCCAACGTTGAGCTCGATGAGAACCAGAAGATCGTTCAGGACATCGTGGATGCGCGGCGTCAGGGCAACTTCGTGCTGGTGAACAAGGCCGAAGTCGATTACGTTGACGTTTCGCCGAAGCAGCTGGTCTCAGTCGCTGCCTCGCTGGTTCCGTTCCTCGAGCACGACGACGCGAACCGCGCCCTGATGGGTGCGAACATGCAGCGCCAGTCGGTTCCGCTGCTGGTCTCCGAGGCTCCGTTCGTCGGAACCGGTATGGAAGGCGTAACGGCGCGCGACTCAGGCGCTGTGATTCTGGCCAAGCGTAACGGCATCGTCGATTCAGTTGACTCCGAGCGCATCATTATTCGCGTTGAAGGCGAGCATCATCCGACGCAGCTTTCGCGTGAGGTGGGATCGGACATCTATCAGCTGACGAAGTTCAAGCGTTCGAACCAGAACACCTGTATCAACCAGAAGCCGGTAGTCCGCAAGGGCGACCGTGTTCTGAAGGGGCAGGTGATCGCTGACGGTCCGTGCACGGAGCAGGGCGAACTTGGTCTTGGCCGTAACGTGCTGGTGGCGTTTATGCCATGGCGCGGATACAACTTCGAGGACGCGATCCTGATCTCGGAGAAGCTGGTGAAGGAGGACTACTACACCTCCATTCACATCGAAGAGTTCGAGATCGAGGCTCGCGATACGAAGCTTGGGCCGGAGGAGATCACGCGTGATATTCCGAACGTCAGCGAGCACGCTCTGCGTGATCTCGACGAATCGGGCATCATTCGTATCGGCGCGAAGATCTCGCACAACGACATCCTCGTCGGGAAGGTTACACCGAAAGGCGAGACGCAGCTCACGCCGGAAGAGAAGCTGCTGCGCGCGATCTTCGGCGAAAAGGCCGGCGATGTCCGCGATGCTTCGCTGACCTGCCCTCCAGGAATCGAAGGCACGGTCGTGGACGTCCGCATCTTCTCCCGCAAGGGACAGGAGAAGGACGAGCGCGCCAAGCAGATCGAGCAGGAGCAGATTGAGAAGCTGGAGCGCAACCTGGCTGACGAGATTCGTATTCTCACCGACGAGCGTCTGAAGCGTCTTGAGGCGATTCTGGGAGGCAAGGAAGTTCAGGCCGATCTCCACGACGAACGTACGAACAAGAAGCTGCTTTCGAAGGGTGAGATTCTGAACCGCGACACCATCGAGCTGATCTCGACGCGTAACCTGAAGCGCATTCGTTATGCCGACAAGGATCCGCGCGTCAACGAGCAGATCGACGAGATCGAGGAGATGACTTCGCGTCAGATCGATGTTCTGCGCAAGATCACCAACGAGAAGATCAGCAAGATGGGCAAGGGCGACGAGCTCGCGCCCGGCGTGATCAAGATGGTGAAGGTCTACATCGCCATGAAGCGTAAGCTTTCGGTCGGCGACAAGATGGCCGGCCGCCACGGAAACAAGGGTGTCATCGCCCGCATTCTGCCGGAAGAGGATATGCCGTATCTTCCGGACGGAACGCCGGTCGAGATCGTTCTGAATCCGCTGGGCGTGCCTTCGCGTATGAACGTCGGACAGATCCTCGAGACACACCTTGGCTGGGCTGCTCATGAACTCGGCAGGCAGGTGGCCGAGGCTGCGCAGAAGATGGAGTCGGCCGCTGAGGTGCGTGAGCTCTTCAAGGCTCGATTTGCAGGGACGGCTGCTCTGAACCAGCTGCTGAAGCTGGACGATGAGCAGACGCTGCGCGTGGCTGCGGGCATGAAGCGCGGTATCTGGTTCGGCACGGCGGTCTTCGACGGCGCCCGTGAGAACGAGATCAAGGCGCTGCTGGCTTCGGCCGGGCTGCCGAGCTCGGGCAAGAGCGAGTTGTATGACGGCATGACGGGCGATGTGTTCGAGCAGCCCGCCACGGTCGGCTACATCTACATGCTCAAGCTGTCTCACCTCGTCGACGACAAGATCCACGCGCGTTCGATCGGACCGTACTCGCTGATTACCCAGCAGCCGCTGGGAGGTAAGGCGCAGTTCGGCGGACAGCGCTTTGGAGAGATGGAGGTCTGGGCCCTTGAAGCATACGGCGCAGCCTACATCCTGCAGGAGCTGCTGACGGCGAAGTCCGACGATGTGTATGGCCGTACGAAGATCTACGAGGCTATCGTGAAGGGCGAAGCTGCCATTGAGCCTGGCGTGCCGGAGTCGTTCAACGTGCTCATCCGTGAGCTCCAGTCGCTCTGCCTTGACGTGGAGCTGGTGAAGCAGGCGGACCAGAAGAAGCAGCCGGTGCCGACGATCGCCGCGGCCGACTAA
- the rplL gene encoding 50S ribosomal protein L7/L12 produces MADIQQLEDQIVSLSLLEASALVKKLEERLGVSAAAAAVAAAPAGGGAAAAAPAEEKTEFTVILKDAGANKINTIKAVREVTALGLKEAKDLVDGAPKPLKENISKDDAAAIAKKFEGVATVEIK; encoded by the coding sequence ATGGCGGACATTCAGCAGTTGGAAGATCAGATTGTTAGCCTGAGCCTGCTTGAGGCATCGGCTCTGGTGAAGAAGCTCGAAGAGCGTCTTGGCGTTTCGGCAGCGGCTGCGGCCGTGGCAGCGGCCCCCGCGGGCGGCGGTGCAGCGGCGGCTGCTCCTGCTGAGGAGAAGACCGAGTTCACCGTTATCCTGAAGGATGCCGGCGCGAACAAGATCAACACCATCAAGGCTGTACGCGAAGTCACCGCTCTTGGCCTGAAGGAAGCCAAGGATCTGGTTGACGGCGCTCCCAAGCCTCTGAAGGAGAATATTTCGAAGGATGATGCAGCTGCCATCGCGAAGAAGTTCGAGGGTGTTGCGACCGTCGAGATTAAGTAA
- the rplJ gene encoding 50S ribosomal protein L10 codes for MALSRSQKSDKVKKLAAELETSTSAIIGTFTGLTAGKDFELRKAVRAAGGSYHVVKNKLAARSAEGTKVEEALRGLKGVSSVAYTSGDPVALAKALSTWVKDNSEFTFKLAIVDGKVLSVQEIGELATMPGKEEIFAKLLFLINAPAQRLATVINATGRDLAVVINQGVEKEKFTGSAPAAAAAPVAEVAEAHAEEASAGEQPSGAAQPENATASQAGEAATTEPAEG; via the coding sequence ATGGCACTGTCCAGATCACAGAAGTCGGATAAGGTAAAGAAGCTCGCGGCAGAGCTGGAGACCTCGACCTCGGCCATTATCGGTACGTTTACCGGATTGACCGCGGGGAAAGATTTCGAGCTTCGCAAGGCGGTCCGCGCAGCGGGTGGAAGCTATCACGTTGTCAAGAACAAGCTGGCGGCACGTTCGGCCGAGGGAACCAAGGTCGAAGAGGCTCTGCGGGGCCTGAAGGGTGTCAGCTCGGTTGCATATACCTCGGGTGACCCGGTTGCGCTGGCAAAGGCGCTGTCGACCTGGGTGAAGGATAACTCGGAGTTCACCTTCAAGCTTGCGATCGTGGACGGCAAGGTATTGTCGGTCCAGGAGATCGGCGAGCTGGCGACGATGCCGGGCAAGGAAGAGATCTTTGCCAAGCTGCTGTTCCTGATCAATGCTCCGGCCCAGCGGCTGGCAACGGTGATCAACGCAACCGGACGCGATCTGGCGGTGGTGATCAACCAGGGTGTCGAGAAGGAGAAGTTCACCGGATCGGCTCCTGCGGCTGCGGCGGCTCCCGTAGCCGAGGTGGCTGAGGCTCACGCTGAAGAGGCGAGCGCCGGCGAGCAGCCTTCGGGCGCAGCGCAGCCGGAGAACGCAACGGCGTCGCAGGCTGGCGAGGCGGCAACGACGGAGCCGGCAGAGGGCTAG
- the rplA gene encoding 50S ribosomal protein L1, with amino-acid sequence MSKNLAKARALVEPRPYVLADAVPLLQKAKYAKFDETVDLTMRLGVDPRHADQMVRGTVVLPHGLGKTKVVAVIASGDKVRDAEAAGAEFFGGEELVEKIQKEGWTDFDALIATPDMMKSVGRLGKVLGPKGLMPNPKTGTVTTDVASAVKEIKAGKVEFRTDKTALVHVPVGKLSFDPQKLIDNATTVITSVVKAKPSAAKGKYIKGVTLSSTMGPGIQLDYSAAEAAGKA; translated from the coding sequence ATCTCCAAGAATCTGGCGAAGGCGCGCGCGCTCGTTGAGCCCCGTCCTTACGTTTTGGCGGACGCTGTTCCGCTTCTCCAGAAGGCAAAATACGCAAAGTTTGATGAGACGGTTGACCTGACGATGCGGCTGGGTGTGGATCCCCGGCATGCCGATCAGATGGTTCGTGGCACCGTCGTTCTGCCGCACGGCCTGGGTAAGACCAAGGTCGTGGCCGTAATCGCTTCGGGCGACAAAGTTCGCGACGCTGAGGCGGCGGGCGCTGAGTTCTTCGGTGGCGAAGAGCTGGTTGAGAAGATTCAGAAGGAAGGCTGGACGGACTTCGACGCCCTGATCGCGACCCCCGACATGATGAAGTCGGTCGGACGCCTGGGTAAGGTGCTCGGTCCCAAGGGCCTGATGCCCAACCCGAAGACCGGAACCGTGACCACGGATGTGGCTTCGGCGGTCAAGGAGATCAAGGCCGGTAAGGTTGAGTTCCGCACCGACAAGACCGCCCTGGTCCACGTTCCTGTGGGCAAGCTCTCGTTCGATCCGCAGAAGCTGATCGACAATGCGACGACCGTCATCACGAGCGTCGTGAAGGCGAAGCCTTCGGCTGCAAAGGGCAAGTACATCAAGGGCGTAACGCTGAGCTCGACGATGGGTCCCGGAATTCAGCTGGACTACTCGGCGGCAGAGGCTGCCGGCAAGGCGTAG
- a CDS encoding restriction endonuclease produces MAIPDYQFLMLPVLREAAQGEVRIGAVVESLADELALSSEDRSALLPSGKQSIFSNRVHWAKSYLSKAGLVELTKRGHFKITSRGQEILASNPSAIDNRFLNQFEEFREFRRRTDETDETVSQPQVSSGLSDQKETPDEIMRAAHRQIETALAQDLLARVRSAPPDFFERLIVNLLLSMGYGGTSADKAGRTLGRAGDDGVDGVVDQDILGLDRVYIQAKRYAAGNNIGSGAIRDFFGSLDRHKANKGLFVTTSSFSQSARETADFLSKRIVLIDGDQLAELMIRQNIGCRIEETLAIKSVAEEFFEA; encoded by the coding sequence ATGGCAATTCCTGATTACCAATTCCTTATGCTCCCTGTTCTCAGGGAGGCAGCTCAAGGAGAAGTACGTATCGGAGCAGTTGTTGAATCACTCGCGGATGAGTTGGCCCTGAGTTCCGAGGATAGGTCAGCATTGTTGCCGTCAGGCAAGCAATCGATCTTTAGCAACCGCGTTCATTGGGCCAAGTCTTATCTCAGCAAGGCAGGACTCGTTGAGCTCACGAAGAGAGGCCATTTCAAGATCACCTCCCGTGGGCAGGAGATCCTGGCCTCCAACCCCAGCGCCATAGATAATCGCTTTCTGAATCAATTCGAGGAATTTCGAGAATTCCGGCGTCGAACTGACGAGACCGATGAAACAGTCTCTCAACCTCAAGTCTCGAGTGGTCTGTCTGATCAGAAGGAAACGCCAGATGAAATCATGCGTGCGGCACACCGACAAATTGAAACAGCACTTGCGCAAGATCTTTTGGCTCGGGTTCGTAGCGCACCACCTGATTTCTTCGAGCGCCTCATAGTAAACCTGCTCCTCAGTATGGGGTACGGCGGTACGAGCGCCGATAAGGCAGGTCGTACGCTCGGACGCGCCGGTGATGATGGCGTGGATGGTGTGGTCGATCAGGACATTCTGGGCTTAGATCGCGTATACATCCAAGCCAAACGGTACGCCGCTGGGAACAACATCGGTTCCGGCGCAATCCGTGACTTCTTCGGCAGTCTTGACCGTCACAAAGCAAACAAGGGTCTCTTCGTAACAACTTCGAGCTTTTCTCAATCCGCCAGAGAGACTGCCGACTTTTTGAGCAAGCGCATAGTTCTGATCGATGGCGATCAACTCGCGGAGTTAATGATCCGCCAGAATATCGGTTGCCGCATCGAAGAAACACTCGCCATTAAGAGTGTTGCCGAGGAATTCTTCGAGGCATAG
- a CDS encoding radical SAM protein — MAKILQPAESLFPILNQDAAQPSPRPATGLARMAFESTHADDGHLIEFRTLKVRSILNRSISKRMSWIAWSINPYRGCEFACRYCYARYTHEFMAPRPDQPPQPGQPDFRDPNTFERLIFLKQNAAWLLEQELRRHHPHDQIAIGTATDPWQPIERRARITRSLLEVFARHSGYSIGIVTKSRLILRDTDLLQEINRRNRLTVHITITTPDAALARLLEPRAPRPDLRLDTVRRLRQAGITTGILCSPLLPGITDTEEAIDRMAQYAAQANASFFAANPLFLKPCSRPTYLSFVREHFPHLVADYHRRFDHADFAAKSYAQHLSRLVQQARERHGLNRRFFDGQESDIRIAVDFNRPADPRPPDPERSSTRKPPVTAPQQQRLFA; from the coding sequence ATGGCGAAAATACTCCAACCCGCCGAATCGCTCTTCCCCATCCTCAATCAGGATGCAGCCCAGCCCTCCCCACGCCCCGCCACCGGCCTCGCCCGCATGGCCTTCGAATCCACCCACGCCGACGACGGACACCTTATCGAATTCCGCACCCTAAAGGTTCGCAGCATCCTCAACCGCTCCATCTCCAAACGCATGAGCTGGATTGCCTGGAGCATCAACCCCTACCGCGGATGCGAGTTCGCCTGCCGCTACTGCTACGCCCGCTACACCCACGAGTTCATGGCTCCGCGCCCGGACCAGCCGCCGCAGCCCGGCCAGCCCGACTTCCGCGACCCCAACACCTTCGAGCGCCTCATCTTCCTCAAGCAGAACGCCGCCTGGCTGCTCGAGCAGGAGCTGCGCCGCCACCATCCCCACGACCAGATCGCCATCGGAACCGCCACCGATCCCTGGCAGCCCATCGAACGCCGCGCCCGCATCACCCGCAGCCTGCTGGAGGTCTTCGCCCGCCACTCCGGCTACAGCATCGGCATCGTCACCAAGTCCCGCCTCATCCTGCGTGACACTGACCTTTTGCAGGAGATCAATCGCCGCAACCGCCTCACCGTCCACATCACCATCACCACACCCGACGCTGCCCTTGCACGGCTGCTCGAGCCCCGCGCTCCCCGTCCCGACCTCCGCCTCGATACGGTCCGCCGCCTCCGTCAGGCCGGAATCACCACCGGCATCCTCTGCTCGCCCCTGCTGCCGGGAATCACCGACACCGAGGAAGCCATCGACCGCATGGCCCAATACGCCGCCCAGGCCAACGCCAGCTTCTTCGCCGCCAACCCGCTCTTCCTCAAGCCGTGCTCCCGTCCTACTTACCTGAGCTTCGTTCGGGAGCACTTCCCTCACCTCGTCGCCGACTATCACCGCCGCTTCGACCACGCCGACTTTGCCGCGAAGTCCTATGCCCAGCACCTCAGCCGTCTCGTCCAGCAGGCACGCGAACGTCACGGCCTCAACCGCCGTTTTTTCGACGGCCAGGAATCTGACATCCGGATCGCAGTCGATTTCAACCGGCCTGCCGATCCTCGCCCGCCCGATCCAGAACGCTCATCCACGCGCAAGCCACCCGTCACCGCACCGCAACAGCAACGTCTCTTTGCCTGA
- the tsaE gene encoding tRNA (adenosine(37)-N6)-threonylcarbamoyltransferase complex ATPase subunit type 1 TsaE encodes MAKEFSREKRFRSRSVAGTLALGERIGEILLPAPKLVVLRGEVGAGKTTLVKGIAASLGAAVEEDVTSPTFTLVHEYVGSKVRIYHLDLYRLETERELATLGLEEMIAEPDALVLVEWGERFESIVSRMDAEIAMEHGEGDERGMMVRWN; translated from the coding sequence TTGGCTAAAGAATTTTCGCGGGAGAAGAGGTTTCGTTCACGGAGCGTAGCGGGCACGCTGGCCCTCGGAGAGAGAATTGGGGAGATTCTGCTGCCTGCTCCGAAGCTGGTGGTTTTGCGAGGCGAAGTCGGTGCAGGGAAGACGACGTTGGTGAAGGGAATTGCAGCCTCTCTGGGCGCGGCGGTGGAAGAAGACGTTACCAGTCCCACCTTTACGCTGGTGCATGAATATGTGGGATCGAAGGTGAGGATCTATCACCTGGACCTTTACCGGCTGGAGACGGAAAGGGAGCTGGCAACGCTGGGTCTCGAAGAGATGATCGCGGAGCCGGATGCTCTGGTGCTGGTGGAGTGGGGAGAGCGGTTCGAGAGCATCGTTTCGCGCATGGATGCGGAGATTGCCATGGAGCACGGCGAAGGCGATGAGCGCGGAATGATGGTGCGGTGGAACTGA
- a CDS encoding NAD(P)H-hydrate dehydratase, with product MRVLTAAEMGETDRRTVVEFGVAFGALMEAAGGAVANFARRHYPQARRVVALCGKGNNGGDGMVAARALAAEGVTVDVIILGRVDEVKGQAAEALARLRQETGVPVHEVEDAAGLKLALQDTGVLKTNGQPADLVLDAVVGTGFRPPLRGLAASAQDILNELSTPVIAVDLPSGWDADSVEQSVNGAFRADGVVTFTAPKLAHVFGYMTAGPVVVADIGSPKEAIPAGDGLRWTGGSKSIAEKPRPANSNKGKFGHVLVVGGSYGTAGAPGMASLAALRTGAGLVTAAVPRSIVDVVAGVTPELMVRPLEESPEGAVALSNVEGERLEELMKRMTVLAVGPGLSQRGDAGKVARELLARTTVPMVIDADGLNAFDSQVELLNGEGRTLVLTPHPGEMARLAGLTVREAEADRIGLARKFATEHRLTLVLKGWRTLVAHPDGRIAVNTTGNPAMAKGGSGDILTGIVAAMLAQFPEDVAHAVEAAVYLHGLAADFAARVMDEHTVLATDTVAHLSDAFRYRVKDEDGLSWICGLR from the coding sequence ATGAGAGTTCTTACAGCCGCCGAGATGGGAGAGACCGATCGCCGTACGGTCGTCGAGTTCGGAGTTGCCTTTGGCGCCCTGATGGAGGCGGCCGGTGGAGCTGTGGCAAACTTCGCCAGGAGGCACTATCCCCAGGCGCGGCGGGTGGTCGCTCTCTGCGGGAAGGGGAACAACGGCGGCGATGGCATGGTCGCCGCGAGAGCGCTGGCTGCAGAGGGCGTGACGGTTGACGTAATCATCCTCGGCCGTGTGGATGAGGTTAAGGGGCAGGCTGCAGAGGCCTTGGCGAGATTGAGGCAGGAGACGGGCGTTCCGGTACATGAGGTCGAGGACGCGGCAGGGCTGAAGCTGGCGCTCCAGGATACGGGTGTTTTGAAGACGAATGGCCAGCCCGCGGACCTGGTACTGGACGCAGTGGTGGGAACGGGATTCCGGCCTCCGTTGCGAGGGCTGGCTGCGAGTGCGCAGGACATACTGAATGAGTTGTCGACTCCAGTGATTGCGGTCGATCTTCCGAGCGGGTGGGATGCCGACTCGGTGGAGCAATCTGTGAACGGAGCGTTCCGCGCAGATGGCGTCGTGACGTTTACGGCTCCCAAGCTGGCTCATGTCTTTGGATACATGACCGCAGGCCCGGTGGTAGTGGCCGATATCGGGTCGCCGAAGGAGGCTATCCCGGCGGGCGATGGGCTGAGGTGGACGGGAGGCTCGAAGTCAATTGCGGAGAAGCCGCGCCCGGCAAACTCGAACAAGGGCAAATTCGGTCATGTGCTGGTTGTGGGAGGAAGCTATGGAACCGCGGGCGCGCCGGGCATGGCGTCACTCGCTGCGCTTCGGACTGGGGCCGGACTGGTGACGGCGGCAGTTCCGAGGTCCATCGTGGACGTGGTCGCTGGCGTGACTCCGGAGCTGATGGTGAGACCGCTGGAAGAAAGCCCAGAGGGCGCGGTCGCGCTTTCGAATGTAGAGGGCGAACGTCTGGAAGAGCTGATGAAGCGGATGACCGTGCTTGCGGTGGGGCCGGGGCTTTCGCAACGGGGAGATGCGGGCAAAGTCGCAAGAGAATTGTTGGCCAGGACGACGGTCCCGATGGTCATCGATGCGGATGGACTGAATGCCTTTGATAGCCAGGTCGAGCTGTTGAATGGGGAAGGCCGAACGCTGGTGCTGACTCCGCACCCCGGCGAGATGGCTCGCCTGGCGGGATTGACGGTGAGGGAGGCCGAGGCGGACCGCATCGGATTGGCACGAAAGTTTGCCACGGAGCACAGGCTGACGCTGGTACTGAAGGGATGGCGGACGCTGGTAGCGCATCCGGACGGAAGGATCGCAGTAAACACGACGGGGAATCCGGCGATGGCGAAGGGAGGCAGCGGCGATATCCTGACCGGCATCGTGGCTGCGATGCTGGCGCAGTTTCCCGAGGATGTTGCGCATGCGGTGGAGGCAGCGGTCTACCTGCATGGGCTGGCGGCGGATTTTGCGGCGCGTGTGATGGACGAGCATACAGTGTTGGCGACGGACACGGTGGCGCATCTCTCAGATGCGTTTCGCTATCGTGTGAAGGATGAAGACGGGCTGAGCTGGATCTGCGGACTACGCTGA